A portion of the Hydractinia symbiolongicarpus strain clone_291-10 chromosome 10, HSymV2.1, whole genome shotgun sequence genome contains these proteins:
- the LOC130612775 gene encoding sodium/hydrogen exchanger 10-like, with amino-acid sequence MANYHLSEELANSVVNGTVHGHEYVKHAPAYAILFIFAACILGAIVRQLMKDWSLPYTVVLIIFGVSFGAISRHYPEVQNYTKLAVDNPHLLLATFLPVLLFESAFAMDVHIFYKMFTQVCILAVPGMTMAAALSAVMAKYVFYYGWSWMECFLFGSIISATDPVAVVALLGSLGTSKQLGTIIEGESLLNDGAAIVLFHIFFNLSFKEMTVTQIGLYFPRVAFGGMALGLVAGKIIVFWLQRVFNDAMVEISVTLSSTYLIFYIGEEVLGVSGVLAVVMLGIEINQHRTSISPEVEVFLHRFWEILAYLANTLIFLLVGVAIMERAFDVIESLDWLYIIVDYFGIIVIRAIVIILFSPFLTRLGYGLPWKDAVVMIWGGLRGAVGLALALQVALDHETVGNKILIHTAGIVLLTLLINATTIRHLLKLLGMSEISESKKASMNNAVKRLDQGQQQSFAMLKTDRFLADADWSYAEKACCMINPYAESDLEDTESYPPYLLRYSTCPECETKVVNVPSPKEFSEMAEAGRIGMLKAQKMSFWRQFERGVLSSDAVNVLVNLADTCLDVKDRLIKLTDLSFHWKVPRYWERTRVRLEKFKQVRASETVPPPRNLFLRYNYLIATHVAFDAVMNALIALNMVPIAFELSVSETVWYMKYLKIINYVYCGVYIMEAMIKILAFRVYYFKDKWNLIDLTIVALSVIDVIVDLVTEGATGSFSPGVLKLAKIFKILRMGRLLKLMKGLIPKLIDMVNNRINRQLSFGYDIGKGFVVAEEEIAKIIDQLVLDPKIAGDLKTRSDYTRLQVVKSLGLLQREHPGIAISVKTRQAIRSVLNNARDALNDLRSNGVLDKHEAIKLERDIEVKMKQQLRAPAYIPPKKPEDILRSLVWLQGLEEEAISYITSNAELSSYDYGDTIVKQGECCDGIYLIISGMVKLVGVSMGTVDFQQISSLTSSLQISADYLYAGNVIGEMGLLTDSVRNASVICETTVQAYFVGADKIHRAMKRFKGLTEGLWRVCGIRIAVPLLMEHDVYKIWSKEYLRMVCENSHLAHFDDISIYHVPENVKEAVLIQGNIICFHTKEVFRAPALLPKNKRIYCFGEAKPQVLLILNQAGNATSKVKAIIDLKGEPETSTEHEPETPRPNSKMENGSHRSAGCQVKQKVIEDKGPQNE; translated from the exons ATACGCTATTCTATTCATTTTCGCTGCTTGTATATTAGGAG ctaTTGTTCGCCAATTGATGAAAGATTGGTCTCTACCATATACTGTTGTACTAATCATATTTGGTGTATCATTTGGAGCAATCTCAAGGCATTATCCGGAAGTTCAAAA ttacaCAAAGCTGGCAGTAGACAATCCACATTTGCTGTTGGCGACGTTTTTACCTGTGCTTTTGTTTGAATCTGCTTTTGCAATGGATGTTCACATATTCTACAAAATGTTCACTCAG GTGTGTATACTCGCAGTTCCAGGTATGACAATGGCTGCTGCTTTGAGTGCCGTGATGGCAAAATACGTGTTTTATTACGGTTGGTCCTGGATGgagtgttttttgtttggttCTATAATCAGTGCTACTGATCCAGTTGCTGTGGTGGCATTGCTTGGAAGTTTAG GAACGTCAAAGCAACTTGGAACGATCATCGAAGGAGAATCTCTGTTAAATGACGGTGCAGCTATTGTGTTGTTTCATATTTTCTTTAATCTTTCATTCAAAGAAATGACAG TAACTCAAATTGGACTTTACTTTCCTCGTGTTGCGTTTGGTGGAATGGCTCTTGGTCTTGTTGCTGGCAAAATTATTGTCTTTTGGTTACAGCGCGTTTTTAACGACGCTATGGTAGAAATTTCCGTCACCCTATCTTCTACATATTTGATATTTTACATCGGAGAGGAAGTATTAGGTGTGTCAGGTGTGCTGGCCGTGGTAATGTTGGGAATTGAAATCAATCAACACAGAACGAGTATAAGTCCTGAAGTGGAAGTGTTTTTACACAG ATTTTGGGAGATACTTGCTTACTTGGCAAACACTCTTATCTTTCTCTTGGTTGGAGTTGCTATCATGGAAAGAGCGTTTGATGTTATCGAGTCATTAGATTGGTTGTACATAATTGTTGACTATTTCGGCATTATTGTTATCAG AGCAATTGTTATCATCTTGTTCAGTCCGTTTCTCACACGTCTTGGTTATGGCTTACCATGGAAAGATGCTGTTGTTATGATATGGGGCGGTTTGCGTGGCGCAGTAGGGTTGGCGTTAGCGCTACAAGTCGCTTTGGATCATGAGACGGTTGGAAACAAG ATTTTGATTCACACAGCTGGCATTGTGCTTCTTACTCTCCTGATTAACGCGACCACGATACGCCATTTATTAAAACTGTTGGGGATGTCAGAAATATCGGAATCTAAGAAAGCTTCGATGAATAATGCTGTTAAAAG ATTGGATCAAGGACAACAACAATCATTCGCTATGCTTAAAACTGATCGATTTCTTGCTGATGCTGATTGGTCGTATGCTGAGAAGGCTTGTTGTATGATTAATCCATATGCCGAAAGTGATCTCGAG GACACAGAGTCGTATCCGCCATATTTGCTACGTTACAGCACGTGTCCAGAATGCGAAACCAAAGTGGTAAATGTGCCGTCACCAAAAGAATTTTCGGAAATGGCGGAGGCTGGTAGAATAGGTATGCTGAAAGCACAAAAAATGAGTTTCTGGAGACAGTTTGAACGTGGTGTATTGTCAAGTGACGCTGTCAATGTGCTTGTTAATCTTGCTGACACATGCTTGGACGTAAAAGACAG ATTGATCAAGTTAACGGATTTATCATTTCATTGGAAAGTTCCAAGATACTGGGAAAGAACA CGTGTCCGTCTAGAAAAATTCAAACAGGTTAGAGCGTCAGAAACAGTCCCACCTCCAAGAAATTTATTTCTTCGTTACAACTACTTAATAGCGACGCATGTCGCATTTGATGCAGTGATGAATGCATTAATTGCTTTAAATATGGTACCCATTGCGTTTGAATTGTCTGTTAGCGAAACAGTATGGTATATGAAGTACTTGAAGATCATCAATTATGTTTATTGTGGTGTCTATATAATGGAAGCAATGATAAAG ATACTGGCCTTCCGAGTGTACTACTTCAAAGATAAATGGAATTTGATCGATCTAACTATCGTTGCACTCTCCGTCATTGATGTTATTGTTGATTTGGTAACCGAAGGTGCAACTGGAAGCTTCTCCCCAGGTGTTTTAAAACTTGCTAAGATCTTTAAGATTTTGAGAATGGGTCGATTACTGAAATTAATGAAG ggtTTGATTCCAAAACTAATTGACATGGTAAATAATAGAATCAATCGCCAATTGAGTTTTGGCTACGATATTGGAAAAGGATTCGTAGTTGCTGAAGAAGAAATAGCCAAAATTATTGACCAACTGGTTTTGGATCCAAAAATTGCTGGTGATTTAAAAACCCGTTCAGATTATACGAGGCTTCAAGTTGTTAAAAGTTTAG gttTGCTTCAAAGAGAACATCCTGGCATTGCAATTTCAGTTAAAACAAGGCAAGCGATTCGATCAGTCTTAAACAATGCAAGAGACGCATTAAATGACTTGCGATCAAATGGTGTTCTTGATAAGCACGAAGCAATAAAGTTGGAGCGC GATATCGAAgtaaaaatgaaacaacaacTTCGTGCTCCTGCTTATATTCCACCGAAGAAACCAGAAGATATTCTTCGTAGCTTGGTTTGGTTACAAGGACTAGAGGAGGAGGCTATCTCCTATATAACAAGTAATGCTGAACTATCATCTTATGATTATGGAGATACTATTGTTAAACAGGGAGAATGTTGTGATGGAATTTACTTGATTATTTCTGGAATGGTAAAG CTCGTCGGTGTCTCTATGGGAACAGTTGATTTTCAACAGATCTCTTCATTAACATCATCCTTGCAAATATCTGCGGATTATTTGTACGCTGGAAATGTGATTGGAGAAATGGGATTACTTACGGATTCTGTTCGTAATGCGTCAGTGATTTGCGAAACAACTGTGCAG gcGTACTTTGTAGGTGCAGATAAAATTCATCGTGCAATGAAACGTTTTAAAGGTTTAACTGAAGGCTTATGGAGAGTTTGTGGAATTCGGATTGCGGTACCACTTCTTATGGAACATGATGTGTATAAG ATTTGGTCTAAGGAATACCTCCGCATGGTATGTGAAAACAGCCACCTGGCTCATTTTGACGATATTTCTATTTATCATGTTCCTGAAAACGTCAAGGAGGCAGTGCTGATACAAGGAAATATCATATGTTTTCACACGAAGGAAGTTTTTAGAGCGCCTGCTTTATTGCCTAAGAACAAGAGAATATACTG TTTTGGTGAAGCTAAGCCCCAGGTACTTCTCATTCTTAATCAAGCAGGAAATGCAACATCAAAAGTCAAAGCAATTATCGACTTAAAAG GCGAGCCCGAAACTTCTACTGAACATGAACCTGAAACACCCCGACCTAATTCAAAGATGGAG AATGGAAGTCATCGCTCAGCTGGTTGCCAGGTGAAACAAAAGGTTATTGAAGATAAAGGTCCACAAAACGAAtga
- the LOC130613233 gene encoding 5-hydroxytryptamine receptor 1F-like — protein sequence MWLIFLFSTIALAGIVCNVSILVSVIKYRILRKKPYSILVSLAVCDLFKVVVLVNLAIYSANDDLFNICAGTSTLGMALICTTTFHLAAESVNRCMLIVSPYRYARTVRKKHVAFIIMLLWLLPAIVTLLIPGCVFQEGWVNAMEFQSHMFGCQRVMRSNEDIFYKQNKDDDWIIAYHVLFFAFPLLVMVISYSLVLRVSYSTANDMRKTSVTSEVSSSHIVTESSYSNPIIDMVRSSFESVMIPPTIYIPEKIEHQPRGNSIAAKAAKEFRRLVKDRKREIKASKTVLIMICMFIICNAPIFSIAWIDVDKNAVNKLVKLVLICLAFSQVFIDPIVYFARLKDYKKARKKCRKYGQSMVRKASRTFSRQ from the coding sequence ATGTGgctaattttcttattttccaCTATCGCATTGGCTGGAATCGTATGCAACGTATCAATTCTAGTCTCCGTGATAAAGTATAGAATTTTGCGGAAGAAACCGTACTCCATATTGGTGTCCCTTGCAGTATGTGACCTGTTCAAAGTAGTTGTTCTTGTTAACCTCGCAATATATTCAGCAAACGATGACTTATTTAATATATGTGCAGGAACAAGCACTTTAGGTATGGCTTTAATATGTACCACGACGTTTCATCTAGCTGCAGAGAGTGTCAATCGTTGCATGTTAATTGTCTCTCCTTACAGATATGCAAGAACAGTTAGGAAAAAACATGTGGCTTTTATTATAATGTTGCTATGGCTACTCCCAGCAATCGTGACCCTACTGATCCCAGGATGCGTGTTTCAAGAAGGCTGGGTCAATGCTATGGAATTTCAATCCCATATGTTTGGCTGTCAAAGAGTAATGCGCAGTAACGAGGatatattttacaaacaaaacaaagacgACGATTGGATAATAGCGTATCACGTGTTGTTTTTTGCATTTCCCCTACTAGTTATGGTTATATCATATAGCCTAGTATTGCGTGTTTCGTATAGTACTGCAAATGACATGCGCAAAACTAGCGTAACGAGTGAAGTATCATCTTCGCATATTGTAACCGAAAGTTCCTACTCAAACCCGATTATTGATATGGTGAGATCCAGTTTTGAATCGGTTATGATACCACCCACGATATACATACCGGAGAAAATAGAACATCAACCTCGTGGAAATAGTATCGCTGCAAAAGCTGCCAAAGAATTTCGAAGGTTAGTGAAAGATCGAAAAAGAGAGATTAAAGCTTCAAAGACAGTTCTTATCATGATTTGTATGTTTATAATATGCAATGCTCCTATATTCTCGATTGCCTGGATAGATGTAGATAAAAACGCAGTAAATAAACTGGTTAAACTAGTTTTAATATGCCTGGCTTTTTCACAAGTTTTCATAGACCCAATTGTGTATTTTGCAAGACTTAAAGACTACAAAAAAGCAAGAAAGAAATGTCGAAAATACGGACAATCTATGGTTCGAAAAGCAAGTCGGACTTTTTCACGACAATAA